Within the Pseudomonas orientalis genome, the region CAGGCCCGCCAGCAGGCGCAGCAAGGTACTTTTGCCGCAACCGCTGCGGCCGACCACGGCCACGAACTGGCCGGCAGGAATATGCAGGTCGATGTCCTTGAGCACTTCGCGAGCGCCAAAGGACTTGCGCAACTTGCGTACCGCCAGGGGGATACCCTTGAGCAGGCGCGGGGGTTGTTGAGCCGTCATGCCGCACCTCCCTTGTTCACTTGATACGCCGGGTGCCAGCGCAGCCATACCCGTTCCAGGCCACGCGCCGCCAGGTCGGCCAGCTTGCCGAGGATCGCGTACATCACGATCGCCAGCACCACCACGTCGGTTTGCAGGAATTCGCGGGCATTCATCGCCAGGTAACCGATGCCGGAACTGGCCGAGATGGTTTCCGCCACGATCAACGTCAACCACATGAAGCCCAGGGCAAAGCGCACGCCCACCAGGATCGACGGCAACGCGCCCGGCAGGATCACTTGCCAGAACAGGCTGAAGCCGGACAAACCGTAGCTGCGCGACATTTCCACCAGCGCCGGGTCGACGTTGCGGATGCCGTGGTAGGTGTTCAGGTAGATCGGAAACAATGTGCCCAGCGCTACCAGGAAAATCTTCGCGGTCTCGTCAATCCCGAACCACAGGATCACCAATGGAATCAGCGCCAGGTGCGGCACGTTGCGAATCATCTGCACCGAGCTGTCGAGCAAACGTTCGCCCCACTTCGACAGGCCGGTGATAAAGCCCAGGGCCAGGCCGATGCTGCCACCGATCACAAAGCCCAGGCCCGCGCGCCAGCCGCTGATAGCCAGGTGCGTCCAGATTTCGCCGCTGCGGACCAGGTGGATGCCAGCCTCGATGACCGCACTGGGCGCCGGCAGAATACGCGTGGACAACCACCCTGCCGTCACCGACAACTGCCACACCGCCAGCAATAGAATCGGCAGCACCCAGGGCGCCACGCGATGGCTGAGTTTCTCAAGGTTCATGGCGCCCCTCAGCTCTGTGATGCAGCTTTGGGAAGGATGTCGTTGGCCACCATCTCGCCGAACGGGCTGACATAGCCGGCGCCTTTCGGCAGTTCGGGACGTTCGATATCCAGGTGCGGGAACAGCAACTCGGCGACCCGATACGACTCTTCCAGGTGCGGATAACCGGAGAAGATAAATGTGTCGATGCCCAGGTCCGCGTATTCCTTGACCCGCGCCGCAACCGTTGGGCCATCGCCCACCAGCGCCGTGCCCGCGCCGCCGCGCACCAGCCCGACCCCGGCCCACAGGTTGGGGCTGACTTCCAGGTTGTCGCGACTGCCGCCGTGCAAGGCCGCCATGCGCTGCTGGCCCACCGAGTCGAAGCGCGCCAGGGACGCCTGGGCGCGGGCGATGGTGTCGTCGTCCAAGTGGGAGATCAGTTTATCGGCGGCTTTCCAGGCCTCCTCATTGGTTTCACGCACGATCACGTGCAAGCGAATGCCGAAGCGCAGGGTGCGCCCGAGCTTGTCGGCCTTGGCCCGCACCTGCGCGATCTTTTCCGCCACCGCTGCCGGTGGTTCGCCCCAGGTCAGCACCATTTCCACTTGTTCGGCCGCCAGGTCCTGGGCCGCTTCGGACGATCCGCCAAAATACAGCGGCGGGCGTGGCTGCTGGACCGGCGGGTAGAGCAATTTGGCGCCCTTGACGCTGATGTGCTCGCCGTCGTAATCCACGGTTTCGCCTTCAAGCACGCGGCGCCAGATGCGGGTGAACTCCACCGAGGCCTGGTAGCGCTCTTCGTGACTGAGGAACAAGCCGTCGCCGGCCAGTTCCTCCGGGTCACCGCCGGTGACCAGGTTGAACAGCGCGCGGCCGCCGGAGAGGCGGTCCAGGGTCGCCGCCTGACGCGCAGCCACCGTCGGGGAAATGATCCCGGGGCGCAGCGCGACAAGAAATTTCAGACGCTGGGTCACGGGGATCAGCGAGGCAGCCACCAGCCAGGAATCTTCGCAGGAGCGCCCGGTCGGGATCAGCACCCCGCCGAAGCCCAGGCGGTCGGCGGCCTGTGCCACTTGTTGCAGGTAACCGTGATCGACGGCGCGAGCGCCTTCGGCGGTGCCGAGGTAATGACCGTCGCCGTGGGTAGGCAGGAACCAGAAAATATTGAGGCTCATGGAGTTGTCTCCTGAAGAAGTCGGATTACGGCGCTTTGGCAACAGCGGCGGGTGGGGTCCAGATCACGTCCTTGATGCTCAAGGGCTTGGGAATCAATTTGAGCTGGTAGAAGGCGTCGGCGATTTTCTGCTGGGCCGCGACCACTTCCGGCGTCAGGAACAGCGCGCCGTAGCCCTGGCGTTTCACCGAGGTGAGGGTGATATCAGCCGGCAGGCCGAGCAGCGGCGCGACCTGATCAGTCACTTGCTGCGGGTTGGCCTTGGACCATTCGCCCACGGCGCGCACTTCTTCCACCAGCGCCTTGATCACCTCCGGGTGCTGTTCGGCGTAAGGCTTGGTGGCCAGGTAGAACTGGTGGTTGTCGGCAATGCCGGTGCCGTCGCGCAGGGTGCGCGCTTGCAGCTGTTTCTCGGCGGCGGCCTGGTACGGGTCCCAGATCACCCAGGCGTCCACGCTGCCGCGCTCGAAGGCGGCGCGGGCATCGGCGGGCGGCAGGAATACGGTTTTCACGTCGGTGTAGTTGAGGCCAGCATCTTCCAGGGCACGCACCAGCAGGTAATGCACGTTGGAGCCTTTGTTCAAGACAACGGTTTTGCCCTTGAGCTCAGCCACCGACTTGATCGTAGAGTCTTTCGGCACCAGGATCGCTTCACTGGTCGGCGCCGGTGGCTCATAGGCCACGTAAAGCAGATCCGCACCGGCGGCCTGGGCGAACACCGGTGGGGTTTCGCCGGTGACGCCAAAGTCGATGGAGCCGACATTCAGGCCCTCAAGCAGTTGCGGGCCACCGGGGAACTCGGTCCATTGCACCTGCACGCCCTGAGCAGCCAGGCGCTTTTCCAGCGAGCCCTTGGCCTTGAGCAGCACCAGCGTGCCGTACTTCTGATAACCGATCCGCAGGGTGTCTGCGGCGTGGGCTTGAACGATGGCGCCGAAGGACACAGCCGCAGCAAACAGTGCGACCAGACCGCGACGCAAAATGACAGTGCGCATGGCGCTCTCTCCAAATATGCGAATGGGGTATTGGCTGCACCTGCTTGGCCGTTGGCGGCTGAGTAAGGTGAGTGTTTCCAGATGTTGGGGTAAGGCTCAAATGCTCCAGCGAGCACTCAACAAGCGTTCATTCAGTACATGCGGGTCCAGCGGCTTCGGGCGGCGGGCCATGGCGCTGTAAAACTGCTCCAGGGCTTCCTGCAGACGCTGTTCAAGCACCGGCACCAACTGCGCCTGGGCACTGCCTTCGCCGTAGGCGATCTGGCTGTCTTCGGCAAAAATCCCGTGGAGCAATTCCTGCGCCTTCAGCGCCGACAACACCGGCTTGAGGGCGTAATCCACCGCCAGCATGTGCGCGATGCTGCCGCCGGTGGCCATCGGCAACACCACCTTGTGGGCCAGGGCGCGCTCGGGCAGCAAGTCGAGTACCGTCTTCAAGGCACCGGAGAACGACGCCTTGTACACCGGCGTGGCGATCACCAGGCCATCGGCATTCGCCACTTGCTGCAACAGGTCGATGACCTTGGGGCTGTCGAACCGTGCGTGCAGCAGGTCTTCGGCCGGGAAGTCGCGGATCTGGTAACTCACCACTTCCACGCCCTGATCCTGCAGCCATTGACGGGTTTTCTCCAGCAAGACCCCTGAGCGGGAACGCTGACTGGGACTGCCTCCAAGTGTTACGACCAGCATGTAGGGAATTCCTTAAGCAAGTGTCGGCGGTTCGCTGCGTAGCGATGACGCCAAGATGGAACAGACCTTAGCAGTAGATTTATATATCTTTAAATCTTATTTATTCATTTGTTTATTCCATAAAAACATATGCAGGAAACAGATCGCCACGCAAAAAAAAAGGCCATCGAAATGGCCTGAAAACCCCTGCTTGAAATGCGCTCAACATGTGGGAGGGGGCTTGCCCCCGATAGCGGTGGGTCAGCTAAATATTTGGTAACTGAGGCACCGTAATCGGGGGCAAGCCCCCTCCCACACTGGTCCTGTTTCCAGGTTTGACCTTCGTTAACGGTTGGGTTGTGGGGTAAGGCGCAAGTATGGCTTCACCGCGCGATAGCCCTTCGGAAAGCGTTTCTTGATCTCTTCCTCATCCTTGAGCGACGGTACGATCACCACTTCATCCCCGTCCTGCCAGTTGGCTGGCGTGGCGACCTTATGGTTGTCGGTCAACTGCAGCGAGTCGATCACCCGCAGGATTTCGTGGAAGTTGCGGCCGGTGCTGGCCGGGTAGGTGATGGTCAGGCGGATTTTCTTGTTCGGGTCGATCACGAACAAGGAGCGCACGGTGAGGGTGTCACTCGCGTTGGGATGGATCAGGTCGTAGAGGTCCGAAACCTTGCGGTCGGCATCGGCCAGGATCGGGAAGTTGACGACGGTGTCCTGGGTTTCGTTGATATCTTCGATCCACTTGTGGTGCGAGTCCACCGGGTCCACCGACAGGGCGATAGCCTTGACGCCGCGCTGGGCGAATTCATCCTTGAGCTTGGCGGTGAAGCCCAACTCAGTGGTGCACACCGGGGTAAAGTCCGCCGGATGGGAAAACAGCACACCCCAGCTATCGCCCAGCCATTCGTGGAAACGAATCTTGCCGGCGCTGGAATCCTGTTCGAAGTCGGGGGCGATATCGCCCAGTCTTAGGCTCATGGTGTGGCTCCTGATGAGTGCTTATGGAGCCCACTGTGCATGGATCGGAGCAAATTTAAAAAGAATAAATATCGATTCATCTAGACGATAAAGGAATATTAAAAATCTGTTCATTGGACGTGATCAGCACTGAGGAGCACCATCGTTTCCAAGGTTCGAGAAGGCCTTGAGACGCTGCACAAAGAGGGTTCAGGAAGGGCTTGCGGGGGTTGAGCCCGACTTGAAAAGCAAGACACCCTGCCCGGCATTGCGCCGGGCAAGGTTTTACGCAGTTACTTGAATGCGTAGGTGTAGCTGACGATTACACGGTTTTCGTCCTGATCGCGCGCGGCAGCAACATCGTTGCGCCACATGGCGTTTTTCCAGGCCACGCCGACGTTTTTGAACACGCCTTCCGGAACAACGTACGCAACAGTAATGTCACGTTCCCACTCGGACTGGCCGGTAAACTCGGCACGGCTACCGTTGACGGTGTCGATGTCAGTACCTTTTAGGTACACAACACCAGCGGTCAAGCCAGGCACGCCAACCTTGGCGAAGTCGTAGGAGTAACGAGCCTGCCAGGTACGTTCGCCAGCACGGGCGAACTTGGCGATTTGCATGTCGGTAGTAATGTAGGCCGACGAGCCGTCACCCTGGTTCAACCAAGGGAAATCGCTGCTGCCGTTGCTGACCTGGTAACCACCACCGAAGGTATGACCGGCAACGGTGTACAGGAACAGGCCGCTGTACAGGTTGTTGTCAACCTTGCCACGACCGGAGTTGACACCGCTGTAGTTGCCCGAGGAGAAGTAGGCGGACTCATGGCCGTTCTTACCGTCATCGGAGCTGTTGAAGTAACGCAGGTCAGACTTCAGCACGCCAGGACCGATGGCCCAGTTATGGGTCAGGCCCAGGAAGTGCTGCTTGTAGAAATCTTCCAGATTGCCGTAGTAGTACTGGGCAGTCAGATCCTTGGTGATCTTGTAGTCACCACCGGCGTAGTAGAACTTGTTGCTGTCACGCCAGTTGACGCCACGGGAGTTGGCACCAGAAATCGACAGGTTGTCGACGTTGCTGGAGTTACGACCTTTGGCTTTTTCGATCTGACCGGCAACCAGTGTCAGGTCTTTGTTGAGATCGTTGCTGGTGATCTGGCCACCCTGGAAGGTCTGCGGCAGCAGACGACCGTCGTTGGTCACGATTACCGGCAGCTTGGGCTGCAGCGTGCCCAGCTTCAGTTCGGTCTGGGATATCTTGGCTTTGGCGGTCAGGCCCAGGCTCGAGTAGTTATCAACGGCTTCGCCATTGGACTTGCTCGGGAACACGGTGCCGCCGTAGGAGCTGGCCGTGGCGCCATTGGTGCCGCCGCCGGAATCCAGGCGAACACCCAGCAGGCCGATGGCGTCGAGACCAAAACCTACGGTGCCTTGGGTGTAACCGGAGATGAAGCGCAGGTCAAAGCCCTGGCCCCATTCTTCCTGCTTGTTTTGAACACCGGCGCGCTTGTTGGCAGCAGTACCTGCGGCCGAGTCACGGTTGTCAGTGTTGATGTAGAAGTTACGCAGACCCAGCGTTACTTTACTGTCATCGATGAAACCGGCAGCGCCTGCTTGCTGGGCGATTGCGCCCAACGCTACAGCCACAGCCAAGGTGGACTTCTTCATGTACCGCTCCTCTCATTTCTAATTTTTGTATTTCTTTGGTCTCGGGTCTGACGCCCTCGATCCACAGATGCGCGATTAGCGCCAGATAGTGACCACCAAGTCAATCGTAACCTTGTGTGTCTACTACCTTCGTCTAATCGCAGTTGATTTGGTCCCTGCAGGGTAATGAGTTTTTCATACACCCAAAAAGAATTGTTTCATTCTTTTTCATACGATTCAGGAATAAGCGCGTTCGTGAAACGGACTGGTCAGAGTAGACGAACCTGTCCATAAGCTAATTCCTAAAGGGTATTTACCAGTGCTTTTTTAGATCGATTAGTGTTGACGTTCGGTTGCATACGTCACTCACGATCAAAAAGGCGACGCCATCATGGCCAAACGCACATCCTCCCGTCAATTTGTTACAGTTTTTGTATCGGTATTACTTTCTTTTGGTGTCAACGCGGCGAACCTGACTGTCGGCTACCAGACCGGCATCGATCCCAGCAAAGTCCCCCAGGCCGACGGCCTCTACGAAAAAGCCATTGGCGAAAAGATCGACTGGCGCCGCTTCAACAGTGGTCCGGAAGTGGTCACGGCCATCGCTTCCGGCGATGTACAGATCGGCAACCTGGGCTCCAGCCCGCTCGCGGCGGCCGCTTCACGCAATCTGCCGATTGTCGCGTTTATCGTATCGGCACAAATCAATGCTTCTGAAGCCCTGGTGGTGCGTAACGGCAGCGGTATCGACAAACCCGTCGACCTGATCGGCAAAACCATTGCCACGCCGTTCGTCTCGACCTCCCACTACAGCCTGCTGGGTGCACTCAAGCATTGGGGGTTGGACACCCGGCAAGTCAAAGTCGTGAACCTGCAACCGGCCGAAATCGCCGCCGCGTGGAAACGCGGTGATATTGACGGCGCGTTCGTGTGGTCACCGGCCCTCGGCGAAATCCGCAAGACCGGCAAAACGCTGACAGACGCAGCGCAGGTGGGTCAGTGGGGTGCGCCCACCTTCGAAGTGTGGGTGGCGCGCAAGGATTTCGCTGAAAAACACCCGGACGTCGTGGCCAAGTTTGCCAAGGTCACCCTGGACGCATTCGCCGACTATGCCGCACACAAAGACCGTTGGACGGTGGATTCGGAGCCAGTGCAGAAAATCGCCAAATTGACAGGTTCCAATGCCGCCGATATTCCGGAGTTGTTGGCAGGCACCACCTTTCCGGATGCCCAGGCGCAACAGACTGAGGCACTGCTCAAGGGCGGCACGGCTAAAGCGATTGGGGAGACGGCAAAGTTCTTGAAGGAGCAGGGCAAGGTGGAGACGGTGTTGCCGGACTACTCGGCCTATGTGACCGATAAATTCATCACAGAATAAACGCAGTCCAATGTGGGAGGGGGCTTGCCCCCGATAGCGGTGGGTCAGTTAACTAATAAGTCACTGACAGACCGCGATCGGGGGCAAGCCCCCTCCCACATTAGATATGTATCGTTTGCCAGGCCGGGTTTACAAAGCCTTCTCGAAAATTTTCGAGTTGCGCTGATAGTTGTACAGCGACGCTCGCGCCGACGGCAGGCGGTCCACGCTGCTCGGCACGAAGCCGCGCTCACGGAACCAGTGGGCGGTGCGGGTGGTGAGGACGAACAAGGTCTTCAAACCCTGCGCCCGGGCCCGGGTCTGGATGCGCTCAAGCAACACATCGCCCCGTGCGCCATGGCGGTATTCCGGATTCACCGCCAGGCACGCCAGTTCACCCGCATCCGAATCCGCGATCTGATACAGCGCCGCGCAGGCGATGATCATCCCTTCGCGCTCGACCACGCTGAACTGCTCGATCTCGCGCTCCAGCACTTCGCGCGAGCGACGCACCAGGATGCCCTGCTCTTCCAGCGGGCTGATCAGGTCGAGCAAACCGCCGACGTCCTCGATCGCCGCTTCGCGCACCAGTTCGAATTGCTCCTGGGCGACCAGCGTACCGCCGCCATCGCGGGTGAACAGTTCGGTGAGCAAGGCGCCGTCTTCGACATAGCTGACAATATGGCTGCGCCCTACTCCGCCACGGCAGGCCTCGGCGGCGGCATCGAGCAGCTCGGCCTGGTAGTTGCTGCCCAGACGTTGCAGGTGGGCCGGCACTTGCTGCGGCCGCAGCTCGCGCACCAAACGGCCGTTTTCATCGATAAGACCGAGATCGGCGCCGAACAGCAGCAATTTGTCGGCACCCAGGTCGATGGCGGCGCGGGTGGCGACGTCTTCGCAGGCCAGGTTGAAGATTTCACCGGTGGGCGAATAACCCAACGGCGACAACAGCACGATGGAGCGCTCGTCCAGCAGGCGGCCGATGCCTTTGCGGTCGACCCGGCGCACTTCGCCGGTGTGGTGATAGTCCACGCCTTTGAGCACACCGATTGGCCGCGCCGTCACCAGGTTGCCGCTGGCCACCCGCAGGCGCGAGCCCTGCATGGGCGATGAGGCCATGTCCATGGACAGACGCGCTTCGATGGCGATACGCAGGTGCCCCACCGCGTCGATCACGCACTCCAGGGTTGCCGCATCGGTAATGCGTAAGCCGTCGTGATAAGCCGGAACCAGGCCGCGCGCTTCAAGGCGGGCTTCGATTTGCGGACGCGAGCCGTGGACCAGTACCAGTCGCACACCCAGGCTGTGCAACAGCACCAGGTCGTGGACGATATTGCCGAAATTCGGGTGTTCCACACCATCGCCGGGCAGCATGACCACAAAGGTGCAGTCGCGGTGAGCGTTGATGTAGGGCGAAGCGTGACGAAGCCAATTAACGTAGTCGGGCATAACACCTGGGCCTGTAATAAAAAGCAGCCAAAAAGGGATCAATCGTGAAAGCGCACAGCGGGCTGATGGTTATCGTCGGAACAGGCTTGGCGACACGCTCACTCTCCTTCTATGTACGAACAGGCAGGGGTTAATTTATGCGGGTTTCAGGCAGTAATGTTCGATCAGTTCCCGCAATAGACGCACTGTAGGCGTCAAGCGTGACATTTCGAGGTATTCGCCCGGCTGGTGCGCACAGGCAATATCGCCAGGGCCAAGCACCAGGGTTTCGCAACCAAGGCGCTGAAGATAAGGCGCTTCGGTGCCGAACGCCACCGCTTCGGCGCGATGACCGGTCAAACGCTCTGCGACCCGCACCAGTTCGGCGTCTTCCGGCTGTTCGAACGGCGGCACTTCGGGGAACAGCGGCGCGTAGTCGATCTTGACCTGATGACGCTCGGCCAGGGGTTGCAGCTTCTGCCGGATGGCGTCGCGCAGGACCTGCGGGTCCATGCCCGGCAACGGCCGCAGGTCGAATTCCAGGGAGCATTGGCCGCAGATGCGGTTGGGGTTGTCGCCGCCATGGATACAGCCAAAGTTCATGGTCGGCTGCGGCACGCTGAACTGCGGGTTGCGGTATTCGCGTTGCCAGGCCAGACGCAGGCCGCGCAGTTCGCCGATGGCGTCGTGCATGGCTTCGAGGGCGCTGTGGCCCAGGCTCGGGTCCGATGAATGGCCGCTTTGGCCAAGAATGTCGATGCGCTCCATCATCACGCCTTTGTGCAGGCGGATCGGCTTGAGACCG harbors:
- the ssuC gene encoding aliphatic sulfonate ABC transporter permease SsuC; protein product: MNLEKLSHRVAPWVLPILLLAVWQLSVTAGWLSTRILPAPSAVIEAGIHLVRSGEIWTHLAISGWRAGLGFVIGGSIGLALGFITGLSKWGERLLDSSVQMIRNVPHLALIPLVILWFGIDETAKIFLVALGTLFPIYLNTYHGIRNVDPALVEMSRSYGLSGFSLFWQVILPGALPSILVGVRFALGFMWLTLIVAETISASSGIGYLAMNAREFLQTDVVVLAIVMYAILGKLADLAARGLERVWLRWHPAYQVNKGGAA
- the tauA gene encoding taurine ABC transporter substrate-binding protein is translated as MAKRTSSRQFVTVFVSVLLSFGVNAANLTVGYQTGIDPSKVPQADGLYEKAIGEKIDWRRFNSGPEVVTAIASGDVQIGNLGSSPLAAAASRNLPIVAFIVSAQINASEALVVRNGSGIDKPVDLIGKTIATPFVSTSHYSLLGALKHWGLDTRQVKVVNLQPAEIAAAWKRGDIDGAFVWSPALGEIRKTGKTLTDAAQVGQWGAPTFEVWVARKDFAEKHPDVVAKFAKVTLDAFADYAAHKDRWTVDSEPVQKIAKLTGSNAADIPELLAGTTFPDAQAQQTEALLKGGTAKAIGETAKFLKEQGKVETVLPDYSAYVTDKFITE
- a CDS encoding OprD family porin, which produces MKKSTLAVAVALGAIAQQAGAAGFIDDSKVTLGLRNFYINTDNRDSAAGTAANKRAGVQNKQEEWGQGFDLRFISGYTQGTVGFGLDAIGLLGVRLDSGGGTNGATASSYGGTVFPSKSNGEAVDNYSSLGLTAKAKISQTELKLGTLQPKLPVIVTNDGRLLPQTFQGGQITSNDLNKDLTLVAGQIEKAKGRNSSNVDNLSISGANSRGVNWRDSNKFYYAGGDYKITKDLTAQYYYGNLEDFYKQHFLGLTHNWAIGPGVLKSDLRYFNSSDDGKNGHESAYFSSGNYSGVNSGRGKVDNNLYSGLFLYTVAGHTFGGGYQVSNGSSDFPWLNQGDGSSAYITTDMQIAKFARAGERTWQARYSYDFAKVGVPGLTAGVVYLKGTDIDTVNGSRAEFTGQSEWERDITVAYVVPEGVFKNVGVAWKNAMWRNDVAAARDQDENRVIVSYTYAFK
- a CDS encoding sulfonate ABC transporter substrate-binding protein — its product is MRTVILRRGLVALFAAAVSFGAIVQAHAADTLRIGYQKYGTLVLLKAKGSLEKRLAAQGVQVQWTEFPGGPQLLEGLNVGSIDFGVTGETPPVFAQAAGADLLYVAYEPPAPTSEAILVPKDSTIKSVAELKGKTVVLNKGSNVHYLLVRALEDAGLNYTDVKTVFLPPADARAAFERGSVDAWVIWDPYQAAAEKQLQARTLRDGTGIADNHQFYLATKPYAEQHPEVIKALVEEVRAVGEWSKANPQQVTDQVAPLLGLPADITLTSVKRQGYGALFLTPEVVAAQQKIADAFYQLKLIPKPLSIKDVIWTPPAAVAKAP
- the argA gene encoding amino-acid N-acetyltransferase; amino-acid sequence: MPDYVNWLRHASPYINAHRDCTFVVMLPGDGVEHPNFGNIVHDLVLLHSLGVRLVLVHGSRPQIEARLEARGLVPAYHDGLRITDAATLECVIDAVGHLRIAIEARLSMDMASSPMQGSRLRVASGNLVTARPIGVLKGVDYHHTGEVRRVDRKGIGRLLDERSIVLLSPLGYSPTGEIFNLACEDVATRAAIDLGADKLLLFGADLGLIDENGRLVRELRPQQVPAHLQRLGSNYQAELLDAAAEACRGGVGRSHIVSYVEDGALLTELFTRDGGGTLVAQEQFELVREAAIEDVGGLLDLISPLEEQGILVRRSREVLEREIEQFSVVEREGMIIACAALYQIADSDAGELACLAVNPEYRHGARGDVLLERIQTRARAQGLKTLFVLTTRTAHWFRERGFVPSSVDRLPSARASLYNYQRNSKIFEKAL
- the argE gene encoding acetylornithine deacetylase → MPLPSMKEQFAALIAAPSVSCTQASLDQTNRPVIDLLATWLGDLGFAIDIQHVSPGKFNLLASFGSGPGGLVLAGHSDTVPYDAALWKTDPLKLTEVDGRWVGLGSCDMKGFFALVIEAVLPLLDQPFKQPLLILATCDEESSMSGARALAEAGRPLGRAAVIGEPTGLKPIRLHKGVMMERIDILGQSGHSSDPSLGHSALEAMHDAIGELRGLRLAWQREYRNPQFSVPQPTMNFGCIHGGDNPNRICGQCSLEFDLRPLPGMDPQVLRDAIRQKLQPLAERHQVKIDYAPLFPEVPPFEQPEDAELVRVAERLTGHRAEAVAFGTEAPYLQRLGCETLVLGPGDIACAHQPGEYLEMSRLTPTVRLLRELIEHYCLKPA
- a CDS encoding peroxiredoxin, with product MSLRLGDIAPDFEQDSSAGKIRFHEWLGDSWGVLFSHPADFTPVCTTELGFTAKLKDEFAQRGVKAIALSVDPVDSHHKWIEDINETQDTVVNFPILADADRKVSDLYDLIHPNASDTLTVRSLFVIDPNKKIRLTITYPASTGRNFHEILRVIDSLQLTDNHKVATPANWQDGDEVVIVPSLKDEEEIKKRFPKGYRAVKPYLRLTPQPNR
- the ssuD gene encoding FMNH2-dependent alkanesulfonate monooxygenase; the protein is MSLNIFWFLPTHGDGHYLGTAEGARAVDHGYLQQVAQAADRLGFGGVLIPTGRSCEDSWLVAASLIPVTQRLKFLVALRPGIISPTVAARQAATLDRLSGGRALFNLVTGGDPEELAGDGLFLSHEERYQASVEFTRIWRRVLEGETVDYDGEHISVKGAKLLYPPVQQPRPPLYFGGSSEAAQDLAAEQVEMVLTWGEPPAAVAEKIAQVRAKADKLGRTLRFGIRLHVIVRETNEEAWKAADKLISHLDDDTIARAQASLARFDSVGQQRMAALHGGSRDNLEVSPNLWAGVGLVRGGAGTALVGDGPTVAARVKEYADLGIDTFIFSGYPHLEESYRVAELLFPHLDIERPELPKGAGYVSPFGEMVANDILPKAASQS
- the ssuE gene encoding NADPH-dependent FMN reductase, with protein sequence MLVVTLGGSPSQRSRSGVLLEKTRQWLQDQGVEVVSYQIRDFPAEDLLHARFDSPKVIDLLQQVANADGLVIATPVYKASFSGALKTVLDLLPERALAHKVVLPMATGGSIAHMLAVDYALKPVLSALKAQELLHGIFAEDSQIAYGEGSAQAQLVPVLEQRLQEALEQFYSAMARRPKPLDPHVLNERLLSARWSI